A window of Marinobacter salarius contains these coding sequences:
- a CDS encoding DUF6435 family protein encodes MLGFLKGDPKKKLQKEYEAKLQKALHAQRNGDLRTHGTLMEEAEKIYAELQKMDKE; translated from the coding sequence ATGCTGGGATTCCTGAAGGGCGATCCAAAGAAGAAACTGCAGAAGGAATACGAAGCCAAGCTTCAGAAGGCGCTGCATGCCCAGCGCAATGGTGACTTACGTACCCATGGCACGTTGATGGAGGAGGCGGAGAAGATTTATGCGGAGTTGCAGAAGATGGACAAGGAGTAG
- a CDS encoding metalloregulator ArsR/SmtB family transcription factor, with protein MTSMTTPENDLSSVDALAPIFKASGDPLRLEILRVLRRDTFGVLELSQLFEMRQSGMSHHLKVMHKAGLLEPQREGNAIFYRRPLNLESDKLTDQTIRQVFQSVDRAPLSAHLQEKIEAIRNQRADQSQAFFARYAEKFREQQELIAAFDLYAEPVANLIRNRSERHRWKTALEIGPGEGAFLPVLSNICEHVVALDNSRDMLAKTTRTCIDERLNNVDLIEGVTDNLLARGDDFDLVVANMVLHHVPSPADIFLDASALMNTGGCLFVSDLCSHDQDWAKEACGDLWLGFEPEELTSWATDAGLVAGESLFIGLRNGFQVQVREFWKTAEST; from the coding sequence ATGACATCCATGACCACACCTGAAAATGACCTGTCCTCCGTGGACGCCCTGGCACCGATCTTCAAAGCGAGCGGAGACCCGTTGCGCCTGGAGATTCTGCGGGTGTTGCGTCGGGACACCTTCGGTGTACTGGAACTGAGCCAGCTCTTCGAGATGCGCCAGTCGGGCATGAGCCATCATCTGAAGGTGATGCACAAGGCAGGACTGCTTGAGCCCCAGCGGGAAGGCAACGCCATTTTCTACCGGCGTCCTCTGAATCTCGAAAGCGACAAGCTGACGGATCAGACCATCCGCCAGGTCTTCCAGAGCGTGGATCGCGCTCCTTTGTCGGCGCACCTGCAGGAAAAAATCGAAGCCATTCGCAATCAGCGTGCGGACCAATCCCAGGCGTTCTTCGCCCGTTATGCCGAGAAATTTCGGGAGCAGCAGGAACTCATCGCCGCGTTCGATCTATACGCCGAACCGGTGGCGAACCTGATTCGCAATCGATCCGAACGTCATCGATGGAAAACAGCACTGGAAATCGGTCCCGGTGAGGGCGCATTCCTGCCGGTGCTTTCAAACATCTGCGAACACGTCGTGGCACTGGACAACTCTCGCGACATGCTGGCCAAGACCACCCGAACCTGCATCGACGAACGCCTGAATAATGTTGACCTGATCGAAGGCGTCACCGACAACCTGCTGGCACGTGGTGACGATTTTGATCTAGTGGTGGCCAACATGGTCCTGCACCACGTACCTAGCCCCGCGGACATTTTTCTGGATGCCTCGGCATTGATGAACACCGGTGGCTGCCTGTTTGTCAGTGATCTGTGCAGCCATGACCAGGATTGGGCGAAGGAAGCCTGCGGCGATCTATGGCTGGGCTTTGAACCGGAAGAGCTTACCAGTTGGGCCACCGATGCAGGCCTGGTTGCGGGTGAGTCGCTGTTCATCGGGCTGAGAAACGGCTTCCAGGTGCAGGTGAGAGAATTCTGGAAAACCGCAGAGTCCACATAG
- a CDS encoding DnaJ C-terminal domain-containing protein, translated as MDFKDYYAVLGVSESASPEDIKKAYRKLARKYHPDVSKEENASGKFKDVSEAYEVLKDPEKRAEYDELKKYGARQDGSFERPPGWESASGFGGGGYTEADARQFSDFFEEIFGGGRRAGAGFGSAFGGGFGGARQSMRMRGEDVHARIALFLEEAFHGCEKQVSFNVQEADAQGRVVPRQKTLNVKIPAGMKEGQHIRLKGQGAPGMGGAENGDLFIEVEYAPHPHFTVEGRDIMVTVPIAPWEAALGASVTVPTVGSKVNVKVPKGSSSGRKLRLKGKGLPGKHPGDQLVVLQIVMPERHSEKAEELYKQLAEAEKGFNPRSKLHV; from the coding sequence ATGGACTTCAAAGACTATTACGCCGTACTCGGTGTGAGCGAGTCTGCCTCCCCCGAGGACATCAAGAAGGCCTATCGCAAACTGGCCCGGAAATACCATCCGGATGTCAGCAAGGAAGAGAACGCCTCCGGCAAGTTCAAGGACGTCAGCGAGGCCTATGAAGTACTGAAAGACCCCGAAAAACGGGCCGAATACGACGAGCTTAAGAAATACGGCGCCCGGCAGGATGGGTCGTTTGAGCGTCCTCCCGGATGGGAGAGTGCCTCCGGCTTTGGGGGCGGTGGTTATACCGAGGCCGATGCGCGGCAGTTCAGCGACTTCTTCGAGGAAATCTTCGGCGGCGGCCGTCGCGCGGGAGCCGGATTTGGCTCCGCGTTTGGCGGTGGCTTCGGCGGCGCGCGTCAATCTATGCGCATGCGGGGTGAAGACGTTCATGCCCGGATCGCGCTGTTCCTGGAGGAAGCCTTCCACGGCTGCGAAAAGCAGGTGTCGTTTAACGTCCAGGAAGCCGACGCCCAAGGCCGCGTCGTACCGCGCCAGAAAACCCTCAACGTGAAGATCCCCGCTGGCATGAAAGAAGGGCAGCACATCCGCCTGAAAGGTCAGGGCGCTCCTGGCATGGGTGGTGCGGAGAACGGTGACCTGTTTATCGAGGTGGAATACGCACCGCACCCCCACTTTACGGTCGAAGGGCGGGATATAATGGTGACGGTTCCCATCGCACCCTGGGAGGCGGCTCTTGGCGCCTCGGTCACGGTTCCGACCGTGGGCTCGAAGGTGAACGTGAAGGTGCCCAAGGGCTCTTCCAGCGGTCGCAAGCTGCGCCTTAAAGGCAAGGGCCTGCCAGGCAAGCATCCTGGCGACCAGCTAGTGGTGTTGCAGATCGTGATGCCTGAGCGGCACAGCGAAAAAGCCGAGGAACTCTACAAGCAGTTGGCCGAGGCCGAAAAAGGATTCAATCCACGCAGCAAGTTGCATGTGTAA
- a CDS encoding phosphoglycerate kinase: protein MTIKRMTDLDLAGKRVLIREDLNVPVKNGEVSSDARIRASLPTIKAAKDAGAKVMLMSHLGRPEEGVYDEASSMKPVADHLSKVLGQEVRLITDYLEGVDVADGEVVLFENVRFNKGEKKDDEELSKKYAALCDVYVMDAFGTAHRAQASTHGVARFAPEACAGPLLAAELEALGKALDNPAKPVVAIVGGSKVSTKLDVLNALEKVCDSIIVGGGIANTFLAAAGHPVGKSLCEHDLIDTAREIASRVEIPLPVDVVVASEFAETAKATTKKIDDVTEDDMILDVGPETASKFAGLLKSSKTILWNGPVGVFEFDQFSNGTQSLAKAIAESDAFSLAGGGDTVAAVDKYGVSDKISYISTGGGAFLEFVEGKTLPAVAVLEQRGA from the coding sequence ATGACTATCAAGAGAATGACCGATCTGGACCTCGCCGGTAAGCGGGTACTGATTCGTGAAGACCTCAACGTACCGGTAAAAAATGGCGAAGTGTCCAGCGACGCCCGCATCCGTGCCTCGCTGCCGACGATTAAGGCGGCAAAGGACGCAGGCGCAAAGGTCATGCTGATGTCCCATCTCGGCCGCCCGGAAGAAGGCGTTTACGACGAAGCCTCCTCCATGAAACCGGTGGCCGACCACCTCAGCAAGGTACTGGGTCAGGAAGTTCGCCTGATCACCGATTACCTCGAGGGCGTTGATGTAGCCGACGGCGAAGTCGTCCTTTTCGAAAACGTCCGTTTCAACAAGGGCGAGAAAAAAGACGACGAAGAGCTTTCCAAAAAGTACGCTGCGTTGTGTGATGTCTACGTGATGGACGCCTTCGGCACCGCCCACCGCGCCCAGGCCTCTACCCATGGCGTTGCCCGCTTCGCCCCGGAAGCCTGCGCTGGCCCGCTGCTGGCCGCAGAGCTGGAAGCCCTCGGCAAAGCCCTGGATAACCCGGCCAAGCCCGTGGTTGCGATTGTCGGCGGCTCCAAAGTATCCACCAAACTGGACGTGCTCAACGCCCTGGAAAAAGTCTGCGACTCCATTATCGTCGGTGGCGGCATCGCCAACACCTTCCTGGCGGCTGCCGGTCACCCGGTGGGCAAATCCCTGTGCGAGCACGACCTGATCGACACCGCCCGGGAAATCGCCTCCCGCGTTGAAATTCCGCTGCCTGTAGATGTAGTTGTCGCCAGCGAATTCGCTGAAACTGCGAAAGCCACCACTAAAAAAATTGACGACGTGACCGAAGACGACATGATTCTGGACGTCGGTCCCGAAACCGCCTCCAAATTCGCCGGCTTGCTGAAGTCCTCCAAGACCATTCTTTGGAACGGCCCGGTCGGCGTCTTCGAATTCGACCAGTTCAGCAACGGCACCCAATCCCTGGCGAAAGCCATCGCCGAAAGCGACGCTTTCTCCCTGGCTGGCGGCGGTGATACCGTTGCTGCCGTTGACAAGTACGGTGTGAGTGACAAAATCTCGTACATTTCCACCGGTGGCGGTGCTTTCCTGGAATTCGTGGAAGGTAAAACCCTGCCAGCGGTTGCTGTACTCGAACAGCGCGGCGCATAG
- the metK gene encoding methionine adenosyltransferase codes for MSDYSVFTSESVSEGHPDKLADQISDAVLDAILVDDPHARVACETMVKTGVAIVGGEITTSAWVDLEDLVRGVIKDIGYTSSTVGYDGDTCGIINIIGKQSVDIAQGVDRQKPEDQGAGDQGLMFGYASNETDVLMPAPITFSHRLVQRQAEARKSGLLPWLRPDAKSQVTCRYENGKVTGIDAIVLSTQHDEDVSQADLKEAVMELIVKHALPAELLHKDTQFHINPTGKFVIGGPVGDCGLTGRKIIVDTYGGMARHGGGAFSGKDPSKVDRSAAYAGRYVAKNIVAAGLAEKCEIQVSYAIGVAQPTSISLNTFGTGKISDDKIIKLVREHFDLRPYAITNMLDLLHPMYRATAAYGHFGREPVEMTVGGKTFTAFPWEKTDRADLLKDAAGI; via the coding sequence ATGTCTGATTACAGCGTCTTTACCTCCGAATCGGTCTCTGAAGGCCATCCTGATAAATTGGCTGACCAGATTTCCGATGCCGTCCTCGACGCCATCCTGGTTGACGACCCTCATGCCCGGGTTGCGTGCGAAACCATGGTAAAGACCGGGGTGGCGATCGTCGGTGGTGAAATCACGACCAGCGCCTGGGTGGACCTGGAAGACCTGGTGCGCGGCGTGATCAAGGACATCGGCTACACCTCCTCTACCGTGGGCTACGACGGTGACACCTGCGGCATTATCAACATCATTGGCAAGCAGTCCGTGGACATCGCCCAGGGCGTTGACCGCCAGAAGCCGGAAGACCAGGGCGCCGGCGACCAGGGCCTGATGTTCGGCTACGCCAGCAACGAAACCGACGTGCTGATGCCGGCCCCGATCACTTTCTCTCACCGTCTGGTACAACGCCAGGCCGAAGCCCGCAAAAGCGGCTTGCTGCCATGGCTGCGCCCCGACGCGAAAAGCCAGGTCACCTGCCGCTATGAAAACGGCAAGGTCACCGGCATCGACGCCATTGTTCTGTCCACCCAGCACGACGAAGACGTGTCCCAGGCAGATCTGAAAGAAGCCGTCATGGAACTGATCGTCAAGCACGCTCTGCCGGCGGAGTTGCTGCACAAGGATACCCAGTTCCACATCAACCCGACTGGCAAGTTCGTGATCGGCGGCCCTGTGGGCGACTGCGGCCTGACCGGTCGCAAGATCATTGTCGACACCTACGGCGGCATGGCCCGTCACGGCGGCGGCGCCTTCTCCGGCAAGGACCCGTCCAAGGTGGACCGTTCAGCCGCTTACGCCGGCCGTTACGTGGCGAAGAACATTGTCGCCGCTGGCCTGGCTGAGAAGTGCGAGATCCAGGTGTCCTACGCCATCGGCGTGGCGCAGCCAACGTCCATCTCCCTGAATACCTTCGGCACTGGCAAGATCAGCGACGACAAGATCATCAAGCTGGTCCGCGAGCACTTCGACCTTCGCCCGTATGCAATTACCAACATGCTGGACCTGCTGCACCCGATGTATCGGGCCACCGCGGCCTACGGCCACTTTGGTCGCGAGCCGGTTGAGATGACGGTTGGCGGCAAGACGTTTACTGCCTTCCCATGGGAGAAGACAGATCGGGCTGACCTGTTGAAGGATGCCGCTGGTATTTGA
- the gap gene encoding type I glyceraldehyde-3-phosphate dehydrogenase: MSTAAPYRIAINGYGRIGQCVLRALYENRFRDHLQVVAINELADIDTIAHLTRYDSTHGRFQGEINVEGDYLLVNGDRIRVVRCAEASELPWDELGIDLVLECSGAFTDRATAEQHLKAGAERLLFSQPAESDVDRTIVYGVNQDQLAESDRIVAAASCTTNCLVPVIQVLDEALGVKHGTTTTIHAAMNDQPVIDAYHHQDLRRTRSALHNIVPVDTGLAKGIERLLPHMEGRFSSVAMRVPTMNVSAIDMVVNVRENTSVEAVNNLLKNAAHGPLKHILGYTDELLASSDFNHDAHSGIVDGGQTRVTGGTMVKVLCWFDNEWGFANRMLDVSKHWLSSH; the protein is encoded by the coding sequence ATGAGTACCGCTGCACCGTATCGCATCGCCATCAATGGATACGGCCGTATCGGCCAGTGCGTCTTGCGTGCACTCTACGAGAATCGTTTTCGCGATCACCTTCAGGTGGTCGCGATCAACGAGCTGGCGGATATCGATACCATTGCCCATCTCACCCGCTACGACTCCACTCATGGTCGATTCCAGGGTGAGATAAACGTTGAGGGCGATTACCTGCTGGTAAACGGGGACCGTATTCGCGTCGTCCGTTGCGCCGAAGCATCGGAGCTGCCCTGGGACGAGCTGGGCATTGATCTGGTGCTGGAGTGCTCCGGTGCTTTCACCGACCGTGCGACGGCCGAGCAACACCTGAAGGCTGGTGCTGAACGCCTGCTGTTCTCACAACCGGCGGAATCCGATGTGGATCGCACCATTGTTTATGGCGTGAATCAGGACCAACTGGCCGAGTCTGATCGTATCGTGGCTGCTGCCTCCTGCACCACCAATTGCCTGGTGCCGGTTATCCAAGTGCTTGATGAGGCATTGGGAGTGAAGCACGGCACCACGACCACCATCCACGCGGCCATGAATGACCAGCCGGTGATCGACGCCTACCACCATCAGGACCTGCGCCGAACCCGCAGCGCCCTGCACAACATTGTTCCGGTCGACACAGGTCTTGCGAAGGGCATTGAGCGCTTGCTGCCTCACATGGAAGGCAGGTTCAGCTCGGTGGCCATGCGGGTGCCCACCATGAACGTGTCGGCCATCGACATGGTGGTGAATGTCAGGGAAAACACCTCGGTGGAGGCGGTGAACAACTTACTAAAAAACGCCGCCCACGGCCCGCTGAAACACATTCTGGGCTACACCGATGAGCTTCTGGCCAGCTCCGATTTTAATCACGACGCCCACTCCGGCATCGTCGACGGAGGCCAGACGCGCGTAACCGGTGGCACCATGGTGAAGGTGCTGTGCTGGTTTGATAACGAGTGGGGGTTCGCAAATCGGATGCTGGACGTCAGCAAACACTGGCTCTCCAGCCACTGA
- a CDS encoding chaperone modulator CbpM, which yields MTDKDHILSVELVEPTATFTLREICERGDCHAEFVIKLVSYGVIAPVEESPEARQWQFDLEALARLRKAQRLQRDLKMNLPGLAMSLELLDEVQEMRREVDRLNRQLRQFLGEA from the coding sequence ATGACTGACAAAGACCATATCCTGAGCGTCGAACTGGTGGAACCAACCGCTACATTCACCTTGCGGGAAATATGCGAACGCGGGGACTGCCACGCCGAGTTTGTTATTAAACTGGTGAGCTACGGTGTGATCGCCCCGGTCGAGGAATCCCCGGAAGCGCGCCAGTGGCAATTTGATCTGGAGGCCCTCGCCCGTTTGCGAAAGGCCCAGCGTTTGCAGCGTGATCTTAAAATGAACCTACCGGGGTTGGCCATGTCCCTTGAGCTTCTCGACGAGGTCCAGGAGATGCGACGTGAGGTCGATCGCCTGAATCGACAATTGAGGCAATTTTTAGGCGAGGCATAG
- the tkt gene encoding transketolase, protein MPSRTDLANAIRALSMDAVQKAKSGHPGAPMGMADIAEVLWNDFLSHNPANPTWANRDRFVMSNGHGSMLQYSLLHLSGYDVSIDDIKSFRQLHSKTPGHPEYGYTPGVETTTGPLGQGVANAVGFALAEKTLAEQFNRPGHNVVDHYTYAFLGDGCLMEGISHEVSSLAGTLGLGKLIMFYDDNGISIDGEVDGWFTDDTPKRFEAYGWQVIPEVDGHNPEAVRAAIEAGRANTTQPTLICCKTIIGFGSPNKQGTEACHGAALGEDEIALTREKLGWNHGAFEIPSEIYGAWDAREKGSAAQAEWEQAFADYEKAEPELAAELKRRMAGELPADFSEKAQAYIQECQDKGETVASRKASQNTLNAYGPMLPELLGGSADLAGSNLTIWNGSKPLTKEDASGNYVYYGVREFGMAAIMNGVALHGGFVPYGATFLIFMEYCRNAVRMAALMKQRSIYVFTHDSIGLGEDGPTHQPIEQLASLRTTPNMSTWRPADAVESAVGWKAALERVDGPTALVFSRQGLPHQQRDAEQLANIAKGGYILSDSEGTPDLILIATGGEVGLAQDAAEALRQKGNKVRVVSMPSTDTFDAQSAAYKQEVLPLEVTNRVAVEAAIEDYWYKYVGLDGRVVGMSTFGESAPAGELFKEFGFTVDNIVAVAGELLEA, encoded by the coding sequence ATGCCGTCTCGCACAGATCTCGCCAACGCCATTCGCGCGCTGAGCATGGATGCGGTTCAGAAAGCCAAATCCGGCCACCCGGGCGCGCCCATGGGTATGGCGGACATCGCCGAGGTCCTCTGGAATGATTTCCTTAGTCACAATCCGGCCAACCCCACGTGGGCTAACCGTGACCGGTTTGTGATGTCCAACGGCCATGGCTCCATGCTGCAGTATTCCCTGCTGCACCTGAGCGGTTATGACGTCTCCATTGATGACATCAAGAGTTTCCGCCAACTGCACTCCAAAACCCCGGGCCACCCGGAATACGGCTACACGCCGGGTGTTGAAACCACCACCGGCCCGCTGGGACAGGGTGTCGCCAATGCGGTCGGCTTTGCGCTGGCGGAGAAAACCCTGGCGGAGCAGTTCAACCGCCCTGGCCATAATGTTGTTGATCACTACACCTACGCCTTCCTGGGCGATGGTTGCCTGATGGAAGGCATTTCCCACGAGGTGTCTTCCCTGGCCGGTACATTGGGCCTTGGCAAGCTGATCATGTTCTACGACGACAACGGCATCTCCATCGACGGTGAAGTGGACGGCTGGTTTACCGACGACACGCCCAAACGTTTCGAAGCTTATGGCTGGCAGGTGATTCCCGAGGTTGATGGCCATAACCCGGAGGCCGTTCGCGCTGCCATTGAGGCCGGCCGGGCCAACACAACTCAGCCCACGCTGATCTGCTGCAAGACCATTATTGGTTTTGGTTCCCCCAACAAGCAGGGCACCGAAGCCTGTCACGGCGCTGCGCTGGGTGAGGACGAAATTGCACTGACCCGTGAGAAGCTGGGCTGGAACCACGGTGCTTTCGAGATCCCGTCGGAAATATACGGTGCCTGGGATGCCCGTGAAAAAGGCTCCGCCGCACAGGCTGAGTGGGAACAGGCGTTTGCCGACTACGAAAAGGCGGAACCGGAACTGGCCGCTGAGCTCAAGCGTCGTATGGCCGGAGAGCTGCCGGCAGACTTCTCTGAGAAGGCCCAGGCGTATATTCAGGAGTGCCAGGACAAAGGCGAAACTGTCGCCAGCCGTAAGGCGTCCCAGAACACCCTGAACGCCTATGGCCCGATGCTGCCGGAATTGCTGGGTGGCTCTGCCGACCTGGCGGGCTCCAACCTCACCATCTGGAATGGCAGTAAGCCACTGACCAAAGAAGACGCCAGCGGTAACTACGTTTATTACGGTGTTCGCGAATTCGGCATGGCCGCCATCATGAACGGCGTTGCCCTGCATGGCGGCTTCGTACCTTACGGCGCTACCTTCCTGATCTTCATGGAATACTGCCGCAACGCCGTGCGCATGGCAGCGTTGATGAAACAGCGCTCCATCTATGTGTTCACCCACGACTCCATCGGCCTGGGTGAAGATGGCCCCACGCATCAGCCCATCGAGCAACTGGCCAGTCTACGCACCACGCCTAACATGAGCACCTGGCGCCCGGCGGATGCCGTTGAGTCGGCGGTTGGCTGGAAAGCTGCCCTGGAGCGTGTCGATGGCCCGACTGCGCTGGTCTTCTCCCGTCAGGGACTGCCGCACCAGCAGCGTGATGCCGAGCAACTGGCCAACATCGCCAAGGGTGGCTACATCCTGTCAGACAGCGAAGGCACGCCGGACCTGATCCTCATCGCCACTGGTGGTGAAGTGGGGCTGGCTCAGGACGCAGCCGAAGCTCTGCGCCAGAAGGGTAACAAGGTTCGCGTGGTGTCCATGCCATCCACCGACACCTTCGATGCCCAGAGCGCTGCGTATAAGCAGGAAGTGCTGCCGCTCGAAGTGACCAACCGGGTCGCCGTCGAGGCCGCTATTGAAGATTACTGGTACAAGTACGTTGGCCTGGACGGCCGCGTGGTGGGCATGAGCACCTTCGGTGAGTCCGCGCCTGCCGGTGAGCTGTTCAAGGAGTTCGGCTTTACGGTAGACAACATTGTCGCTGTGGCCGGGGAACTGCTGGAAGCCTGA
- the fba gene encoding class II fructose-bisphosphate aldolase (catalyzes the reversible aldol condensation of dihydroxyacetonephosphate and glyceraldehyde 3-phosphate in the Calvin cycle, glycolysis, and/or gluconeogenesis) — translation MALISMRQLLDHAAEHGYGVPAYNVNNLEQMRAIMEAADKTDSPVIVQASAGARKYAGAPFLRHLILAAIEEFPHIPVVMHQDHGTSPSVCQRSIQLGFSSVMMDGSLGEDGKTPTDYEYNVDVTRRTVEMAHACGVSVEGELGCLGSLETGQAGEEDGIGAEGTLDHSQMLTDPEEAADFVQKTHVDALAIAIGTSHGAYKFTRPPTGDILAIDQIKAIHARIPDTHLVMHGSSSVPQEWLKIINEYGGEIPETYGVPVEEIVEGIKHGVRKVNIDTDLRLASTGATRRFLAQNPAEFDPRKFLKATMQAMTDVCVARYEAFGTAGNASKIKPVNLERMFERYASGELDPKVR, via the coding sequence ATGGCCCTGATATCGATGCGGCAACTGCTGGACCACGCCGCCGAGCATGGTTACGGTGTACCGGCGTATAACGTGAACAACCTTGAGCAGATGCGCGCCATCATGGAAGCGGCTGACAAAACCGACTCCCCGGTGATAGTCCAGGCCTCCGCCGGCGCCCGTAAATACGCCGGCGCTCCCTTCCTTCGCCATCTGATTCTGGCGGCCATTGAAGAGTTTCCCCATATTCCGGTGGTTATGCACCAGGATCACGGCACAAGCCCGTCCGTATGTCAGCGCTCCATTCAGCTAGGCTTCAGCTCCGTAATGATGGACGGCTCCCTGGGTGAAGACGGCAAAACCCCAACCGACTACGAATACAACGTAGATGTTACCCGTCGCACCGTTGAGATGGCCCATGCCTGTGGCGTGTCCGTGGAAGGCGAACTCGGCTGCCTGGGCTCCCTGGAAACCGGGCAGGCCGGCGAAGAAGACGGTATTGGCGCAGAGGGCACCCTGGACCACAGCCAGATGCTGACCGACCCGGAAGAAGCGGCGGATTTCGTCCAGAAAACCCACGTGGATGCCCTGGCCATTGCCATCGGTACCAGCCACGGCGCCTACAAGTTCACCCGTCCGCCGACCGGTGACATCCTGGCCATCGACCAGATCAAAGCCATCCACGCCCGCATCCCGGACACCCATCTGGTTATGCACGGCTCCAGCTCCGTGCCCCAGGAGTGGTTGAAGATCATCAACGAATACGGCGGCGAGATCCCGGAAACCTATGGCGTGCCGGTTGAGGAAATCGTTGAAGGCATCAAGCACGGTGTTCGCAAGGTCAACATCGACACCGACCTGCGCCTGGCCAGCACCGGTGCAACCCGTCGCTTTCTGGCCCAGAACCCGGCCGAGTTCGACCCGCGTAAATTCCTGAAGGCGACCATGCAGGCGATGACTGACGTTTGCGTTGCCCGCTACGAAGCCTTCGGTACTGCCGGCAACGCCAGCAAGATCAAACCGGTTAACCTTGAACGCATGTTCGAGCGGTATGCTTCTGGTGAGCTGGATCCCAAGGTTCGATAA